In the genome of Qipengyuania seohaensis, one region contains:
- a CDS encoding MmcB family DNA repair protein: MSDSPVIEPAGRVTDVETAVDVARGIARLFARNDVWLIPEVPLRNGRRADLMGLDNKGRIVIVEIKVQRGDLLGDGKWPDYLDYCDRFYWGLPPALDRSVLEGEDYRPDCCGIIVADGYDGEIVRPAPLHPLAAARRKVEVERLARAAMRRMTVAGDPHCAPWGNAE, translated from the coding sequence ATGAGTGATTCCCCCGTCATCGAACCTGCCGGACGAGTAACCGACGTAGAAACCGCAGTCGACGTGGCGCGCGGCATTGCCCGCCTGTTTGCGCGAAACGATGTCTGGCTGATCCCCGAAGTGCCGCTGCGCAACGGGCGCAGGGCCGATCTCATGGGACTCGACAACAAGGGCCGCATCGTCATCGTTGAGATTAAGGTGCAACGCGGCGACTTGCTCGGCGATGGCAAGTGGCCCGATTACCTCGATTATTGCGACCGGTTTTATTGGGGCCTGCCGCCCGCCCTCGACCGGTCCGTGCTGGAAGGCGAAGACTATCGCCCGGATTGCTGCGGCATCATCGTGGCCGACGGTTATGACGGTGAAATTGTTCGGCCGGCCCCGCTCCATCCGCTCGCAGCCGCTCGTCGCAAAGTGGAAGTCGAGCGCCTGGCCCGGGCCGCAATGCGGCGCATGACCGTTGCCGGCGATCCACACTGCGCGCCCTGGGGCAACGCAGAGTAA
- a CDS encoding PAS domain-containing protein, producing MDRFGGAFDAQDAQDHLDDFVEEDAADLDPPPSPVGQDERRMQVRAYNHWASLLGDANYPDIEDLEPELLDDFGPYSVLLDFTSGVENPAVRFVGDELRQECDVDGELTHLEDVPPRSLLSRITDHYMQIIANEAPIGFEAEFVNQRGLTILYRGILLPYSSNDETIDFIFGVINWKELADAKTADELLLQIDQALAGEDDQDDGDESDFDDVLDLTQPEENLSAEDEGDWGEDEVFDLGSAEIVDEPLEGSLPAPTFGDRDDDTPARKERGVDALGNPLGSLAPDPGSEDPDMDEGDFDSGMKTAADYGLPEWDDEDTEEDDVDDLVDPLADEEAGSSLMSLVSRGEREKKTVDLTGITTSRTSDASPIPQAYEPEEPAEPFEIAAVSVPESAEADEGVAESVEAAVDTFEDEAEPFELEDEAEVAPTTVAGEEISELPVPTADDPIVAEAAEDAAVIAAAKDVAPDGLYDCLAAARELAQAAQNTEDRSRKALYSAVGLAYDFSLEAQNSPDDFSEIIADNGLTIQDRAPMTPIVKLVFGADYDKTRLTEYAAVLTHAHRVGIERGHLADFLREAEGGLKGVVQAERRARKEEQGKPVEDDGKGIREALAKKLRAIEPSQVEDIPEDGPEFALVMVRRTETGELVVVGELEEDRPLLEKAARKLLAK from the coding sequence ATGGACAGGTTTGGCGGCGCATTTGACGCGCAGGACGCGCAGGACCATCTCGACGATTTCGTCGAGGAGGACGCTGCCGATCTCGATCCGCCTCCGTCTCCCGTCGGCCAGGACGAGCGCCGCATGCAGGTGCGCGCGTACAATCACTGGGCGAGCCTGCTCGGTGACGCCAACTATCCCGATATCGAAGATCTCGAACCGGAATTGCTCGACGATTTCGGACCCTATTCGGTCCTGCTCGACTTCACGAGCGGGGTCGAGAATCCCGCCGTGCGCTTCGTCGGTGACGAATTGCGCCAGGAATGCGACGTCGATGGCGAACTGACGCACCTCGAAGACGTTCCGCCGCGTTCGCTTCTTAGCCGGATTACCGACCACTATATGCAGATCATCGCCAATGAGGCGCCGATCGGCTTCGAAGCGGAATTCGTGAACCAGCGCGGCCTGACCATCCTTTATCGCGGCATCCTGTTGCCCTATTCCAGCAATGACGAGACCATCGATTTCATCTTCGGCGTGATCAACTGGAAAGAACTGGCCGACGCCAAGACCGCGGACGAGCTGCTGCTGCAGATCGACCAGGCACTGGCGGGCGAAGACGACCAGGACGACGGTGACGAAAGCGACTTCGACGATGTCCTTGACCTGACCCAGCCCGAAGAAAACCTGTCGGCCGAAGACGAAGGCGATTGGGGTGAAGACGAGGTATTCGACCTCGGCAGCGCCGAGATCGTCGATGAACCTCTCGAAGGTTCACTTCCGGCACCCACTTTCGGTGACCGGGACGACGACACACCCGCCCGCAAGGAACGCGGCGTGGATGCGCTCGGCAACCCGCTTGGCAGCCTGGCACCCGATCCCGGCAGCGAAGACCCGGACATGGACGAAGGGGATTTCGACAGCGGCATGAAAACCGCCGCCGACTATGGCCTGCCCGAATGGGACGATGAAGATACAGAGGAAGACGACGTCGACGACCTCGTCGATCCGTTGGCCGACGAAGAGGCGGGCAGCAGCCTGATGTCGCTGGTCAGCCGCGGCGAACGCGAAAAGAAGACGGTCGACCTGACCGGGATTACCACATCCCGCACATCGGATGCCTCGCCCATCCCGCAGGCATACGAGCCGGAAGAACCTGCCGAGCCGTTCGAGATTGCAGCCGTCAGCGTTCCGGAAAGTGCCGAAGCGGACGAAGGGGTTGCAGAATCGGTCGAAGCTGCCGTCGATACGTTCGAGGACGAGGCGGAGCCGTTCGAGCTCGAAGACGAGGCCGAAGTTGCGCCGACGACAGTCGCGGGCGAAGAGATATCGGAATTGCCTGTTCCGACCGCCGACGATCCGATCGTCGCCGAGGCGGCAGAAGACGCAGCGGTAATCGCGGCGGCAAAAGATGTCGCACCCGATGGCCTTTACGATTGCCTGGCCGCAGCACGCGAACTGGCGCAGGCGGCGCAAAACACCGAAGACCGCAGCCGCAAGGCACTCTATTCAGCCGTCGGCCTCGCCTACGATTTCAGCCTCGAAGCGCAGAATTCCCCCGACGACTTTAGCGAGATCATCGCCGACAACGGCCTGACGATCCAGGATCGCGCGCCGATGACGCCGATCGTGAAGCTGGTATTCGGCGCCGATTACGACAAGACGCGCCTGACCGAATACGCAGCCGTGCTGACCCACGCACATCGCGTCGGAATCGAACGCGGTCACCTCGCGGATTTCCTGCGCGAAGCGGAAGGCGGCCTCAAAGGAGTCGTCCAGGCAGAACGCCGCGCTCGCAAGGAAGAGCAGGGCAAGCCGGTCGAGGACGACGGAAAGGGCATTCGCGAAGCACTGGCGAAGAAACTGCGCGCTATCGAACCCTCACAGGTCGAAGACATTCCAGAAGACGGTCCGGAATTCGCACTCGTGATGGTGCGCCGTACCGAGACAGGCGAACTGGTCGTCGTGGGCGAGCTGGAAGAAGACCGGCCGCTGCTCGAAAAGGCGGCGCGCAAACTGCTCGCCAAGTGA
- a CDS encoding ABC transporter ATP-binding protein, which yields MTLRQALGELAQPEMHGGTVRLLLASLVAAASEGVGFVLLVPLLSSLEPEAMQGAMPPFAAGLELPVLLAFFVVLIAVRAAAEVWRAISVQDLARALVDGLRMKAVRSLLGARWQWLSGMREGQAEALLATDIDRCAYAVEMLARLTRLALALIALMAAALVVSLPAALVAIAGGLLAYLLFAPVRRKARLLGEDLSIRHDAIHARLSRTTRGFRVIKSFEKEAQEAALLEEGFSSLRTTERAYVRSSAQAQAVLLIAGAVLAAIAIWAAVSRLSMPLPTVLALAAIFVRALPLVGQLQASAQGWAHAAPAFENARRLIEVADAHAEPAAETTAPQLRTSLTLRNVGVSFAGREGALTGIDVEIPAYSLTAVCGPSGSGKSTLADLCSGLTGPDTGTIAVDGQPLDEPARRSWRSRTAYVQQETVLLGRTVRENLLFAAPEAEDDRLWSALERTNANFVARLPGGLDCPVGALGRELSGGERQRIALARALLRSPDLIILDEATSALDPESENAIAEALRGMTADRTVLAIAHRGILPDLADKVVWLDRGRIAVP from the coding sequence ATGACATTGCGTCAGGCCCTGGGCGAATTAGCGCAACCCGAGATGCACGGGGGCACCGTCAGGCTGCTGCTCGCATCGCTGGTCGCCGCCGCATCGGAAGGTGTCGGTTTCGTCTTGCTCGTCCCGCTCCTTTCTTCGCTCGAGCCGGAAGCTATGCAGGGTGCGATGCCGCCTTTCGCAGCTGGCCTCGAGCTTCCGGTCCTGCTGGCGTTTTTCGTTGTGCTGATCGCAGTACGCGCCGCAGCGGAAGTCTGGCGCGCGATCAGTGTGCAGGACCTTGCCCGCGCGCTGGTGGACGGTTTGCGCATGAAGGCGGTCCGCAGTCTCCTAGGCGCCCGCTGGCAGTGGCTCTCGGGCATGCGCGAAGGACAGGCCGAGGCTCTGCTGGCCACCGATATCGATCGCTGCGCCTATGCCGTCGAAATGCTCGCCCGTCTGACCAGGCTGGCGCTGGCGCTGATCGCCTTGATGGCAGCCGCGCTGGTGGTGTCGCTGCCGGCCGCGCTCGTTGCAATCGCAGGGGGCCTGCTGGCCTATCTCCTGTTCGCCCCCGTCCGCCGCAAGGCGCGCTTGCTCGGCGAGGACCTTTCGATCCGTCACGACGCTATCCATGCGCGCCTTTCGAGAACGACACGCGGATTTCGCGTCATCAAGAGTTTCGAAAAGGAGGCTCAAGAGGCCGCGCTGCTCGAAGAGGGTTTCAGTTCGCTGCGCACGACCGAGCGCGCCTACGTCCGCTCGAGCGCGCAGGCGCAGGCGGTCCTGCTAATTGCCGGTGCAGTTCTTGCTGCGATCGCAATCTGGGCAGCGGTCAGCCGACTTTCCATGCCGCTACCGACCGTACTTGCCCTGGCAGCGATTTTCGTGCGCGCCCTGCCCCTCGTCGGACAATTGCAGGCCAGCGCGCAAGGCTGGGCACACGCTGCGCCCGCGTTCGAGAATGCGAGACGATTGATCGAGGTGGCCGATGCCCATGCAGAACCGGCCGCTGAGACGACCGCCCCGCAGCTCAGAACGTCGCTGACTTTGCGCAATGTGGGCGTCAGTTTCGCTGGGAGAGAGGGGGCGCTGACCGGAATCGATGTGGAGATACCGGCCTACTCCCTCACTGCCGTTTGCGGGCCTTCGGGATCCGGCAAGAGTACCCTTGCCGATCTCTGTTCGGGCCTGACGGGACCGGACACGGGGACGATCGCGGTGGACGGGCAGCCACTTGACGAGCCCGCCCGTCGCAGCTGGCGCAGTCGCACGGCCTACGTCCAGCAAGAAACCGTCCTTTTGGGCCGGACAGTCAGGGAAAACCTCCTGTTCGCCGCACCCGAAGCCGAAGACGATCGGTTGTGGAGCGCGCTGGAAAGGACCAATGCAAACTTCGTCGCACGGCTTCCGGGCGGGCTCGACTGCCCGGTCGGCGCACTGGGAAGAGAGCTTTCGGGCGGTGAAAGGCAAAGGATTGCGCTGGCGCGTGCCCTCCTTAGATCGCCCGATCTCATCATACTCGATGAAGCGACCAGTGCGCTCGACCCGGAGAGCGAGAACGCTATTGCCGAGGCACTGCGTGGGATGACTGCCGACAGGACGGTTCTGGCCATCGCCCATCGCGGCATCTTGCCCGACCTGGCCGATAAGGTGGTCTGGCTGGATCGCGGCCGTATTGCCGTGCCTTAA
- a CDS encoding asparagine synthetase B family protein, with product MDAVSLYESGRTNSLRAEGLLFASSSRDSIGGAHDIDTAFTGWIDNAAELALRFAANAANPAALYSAALAELGEGADEAIIGCYAAISRLPDGTVYLGRSPWSAPPLYYHATSERCVASPLLRAVFAADAPREPDYERIVDELAYDWRSGEEDAWYRGIRMVPLGAAVRVEGSEHRTRRWYSPPTPALDMPYDEDASVERARELLDEAARKALEWAERPAITLSGGLDSPLVATSLLAEIPHDKSLPAITFVPDARWNGHAPEGTMGDESALVRELVETNPQIDWHLADNDIGPPDRHAREVFAASEVFAPGLANVGMYHGVYRKARELGCDSLLTSDMGNPTISDDGRYAYCEYASPGKWKQLMRLLKNRPGDSRSLWRKFIALTILPRLPRSVRRALRSLVHPRRADMVALLTPLSKAAREQQAARAGGRGTGSAWSDLTFDRSRKDAVQREFRDADGLGFDVDLAFEQLYGVRKRDVTAYRPLIEFCLSLPAEAFAWDGEERRLARLMGIGRLTEAIRTNRKHGLHNVDWHARMTGEREEMRRVLDTARGHPVLGEMLDIDRLLGLIDDWPDRPGHDVDEDWPRMLALPRAMLLARFVGHVENRNDL from the coding sequence TTGGATGCGGTTTCCCTCTACGAGAGCGGCAGGACAAATTCCCTTCGCGCAGAAGGCCTGCTTTTCGCGTCGTCCAGCCGGGACTCGATCGGCGGCGCGCATGACATCGACACCGCGTTTACCGGATGGATCGACAATGCGGCAGAATTGGCGCTTCGGTTCGCAGCTAATGCTGCCAATCCCGCCGCGCTATATTCTGCTGCACTGGCCGAATTGGGCGAAGGGGCCGATGAGGCAATAATCGGGTGCTACGCGGCAATTTCACGCCTGCCCGATGGCACTGTGTACTTGGGACGCTCGCCTTGGAGCGCGCCGCCGCTTTATTATCACGCCACATCGGAACGTTGCGTGGCATCGCCCTTGCTGCGCGCGGTGTTCGCCGCAGACGCTCCGCGAGAACCCGACTACGAAAGGATTGTCGACGAGCTCGCCTATGATTGGCGCTCGGGGGAGGAAGATGCTTGGTACCGGGGCATCCGGATGGTGCCGCTGGGCGCCGCCGTGCGTGTCGAGGGAAGTGAGCATCGCACCCGCCGCTGGTATTCGCCACCAACGCCCGCACTCGACATGCCCTACGACGAAGATGCGTCTGTCGAGCGAGCGCGGGAACTGCTCGACGAAGCAGCGAGAAAGGCGCTCGAGTGGGCAGAAAGGCCCGCAATCACGCTTTCCGGAGGCCTGGATTCGCCCCTCGTCGCCACATCGCTTTTGGCAGAAATACCGCACGACAAAAGCCTGCCAGCCATTACATTCGTGCCGGATGCACGCTGGAATGGACACGCCCCCGAAGGGACGATGGGCGACGAAAGCGCGCTGGTCCGCGAATTGGTCGAGACAAACCCGCAAATCGATTGGCACCTTGCCGACAACGACATCGGCCCGCCCGATCGCCATGCCCGGGAAGTGTTCGCCGCATCCGAAGTTTTTGCTCCTGGATTGGCGAATGTCGGGATGTACCACGGGGTTTACCGCAAGGCGCGCGAGCTGGGATGTGACAGCCTCCTGACGTCAGACATGGGCAATCCGACAATCAGCGACGATGGCCGCTATGCCTATTGCGAATATGCATCGCCCGGAAAATGGAAGCAGCTGATGCGCTTGCTGAAAAACCGCCCCGGCGACAGCCGTAGCCTGTGGCGCAAGTTCATCGCGCTCACCATCTTGCCGCGCCTCCCCCGATCTGTTCGGCGCGCGCTTCGATCCTTGGTCCATCCGCGCCGCGCGGACATGGTCGCCCTGCTCACACCGCTGTCGAAGGCCGCGCGCGAGCAGCAAGCGGCCAGGGCCGGAGGGCGCGGCACAGGCTCGGCATGGAGCGACCTCACCTTCGACCGCAGCCGCAAGGACGCGGTGCAGCGTGAATTCCGCGATGCCGACGGCCTTGGCTTCGATGTCGACCTGGCTTTCGAGCAATTGTACGGCGTGCGCAAACGCGACGTTACAGCCTATCGCCCGCTGATCGAGTTCTGCCTCTCTCTCCCGGCTGAAGCTTTCGCATGGGACGGCGAGGAACGCAGACTGGCGCGCCTCATGGGCATCGGCAGGCTGACCGAAGCAATCCGCACCAATCGAAAACACGGGCTGCACAATGTCGACTGGCATGCGCGCATGACCGGCGAGCGGGAGGAGATGCGCCGCGTCCTCGATACAGCGCGCGGGCACCCGGTACTCGGTGAAATGCTGGACATCGACAGGCTGCTGGGCCTCATCGACGATTGGCCGGACCGCCCCGGCCATGATGTCGACGAAGATTGGCCCCGAATGCTCGCCTTGCCGCGCGCGATGTTGCTGGCGCGTTTTGTGGGGCATGTCGAGAATCGCAACGACCTGTGA
- a CDS encoding DUF2141 domain-containing protein, translated as MTFKPFALAGSAAIALAAIAPAAVAQGGYGQEIPHDPARCQSGKPGVWVSVTGIKESKGTLRIQSYRATEADWLEKGRWLTRMEVPAKAGTMRFCIPIAVPGTYGIAVRHDINGNGKTDIFADGGAMSNNPSLNIFNLGKPSYKKVGFTVGQGVESIAIRMRYR; from the coding sequence ATGACCTTCAAACCATTTGCCCTCGCAGGCTCAGCCGCGATCGCATTGGCTGCGATTGCTCCTGCTGCAGTGGCCCAAGGTGGCTATGGGCAGGAAATCCCGCACGATCCGGCCCGCTGCCAGAGCGGCAAGCCGGGCGTTTGGGTAAGCGTCACCGGCATCAAGGAAAGCAAGGGAACACTGCGCATCCAGTCATATCGCGCCACCGAGGCCGATTGGCTCGAAAAGGGTCGCTGGCTGACCCGCATGGAAGTCCCGGCAAAGGCCGGTACGATGCGGTTCTGCATCCCCATCGCGGTGCCCGGGACCTATGGAATTGCCGTTCGCCACGACATCAACGGTAATGGCAAGACGGACATTTTCGCCGACGGCGGTGCGATGTCGAACAATCCCAGCCTCAATATCTTCAACCTCGGCAAGCCGAGCTACAAGAAAGTCGGCTTTACCGTCGGCCAGGGCGTTGAATCGATTGCGATCAGGATGCGCTATCGTTGA
- a CDS encoding App1 family protein has product MPFLPNAPVRIQPYFGYRNEERLFITARALRSRDSTFVKSGKWRAMRTMMGQFASHEVAGLPVELEIAAPGQPSQRHQGVTDKEGFVHFDIRLEGEWPFADNPEWETVSFHWSNGEGEHCLDGHVLAPGKGTSLGFISDIDDTIIETGITGNFRAVMRNWRRVLMQMPEERILVPGADVFYNALGGGQDHHGEKGHAGDHQHASRRPFFYVSSSPWNLYSYLVAYMKVRGLPLGPIMLRDWGLNRATFGSSSHGAHKRAAIDGILATYPDMKFALIGDDSQGDLTAFADVAASNPGRVRAVFIRKVGEAMSPEELAAKQGLKAANIPLWLGEGYEEGRKFLASIGLLEDEEAKNIVKSVGKGETEAA; this is encoded by the coding sequence ATGCCGTTTCTCCCCAACGCTCCTGTCCGCATCCAGCCTTATTTCGGCTATCGCAATGAAGAGCGGCTGTTCATCACTGCCCGCGCCCTGCGTTCGCGTGACAGCACTTTCGTGAAGTCGGGAAAATGGCGTGCGATGCGCACCATGATGGGCCAGTTTGCCAGCCACGAGGTGGCGGGCCTGCCGGTCGAACTCGAAATCGCCGCGCCCGGCCAGCCTTCACAGCGCCACCAGGGCGTGACCGACAAGGAAGGTTTCGTCCATTTCGACATCAGGCTGGAAGGCGAATGGCCCTTTGCCGATAATCCCGAATGGGAAACCGTCAGCTTTCACTGGTCGAATGGCGAAGGCGAACACTGCCTCGACGGCCACGTGCTGGCACCCGGCAAGGGCACATCGCTAGGCTTCATCTCGGACATCGACGACACGATCATCGAGACGGGCATTACCGGGAATTTCCGTGCGGTCATGCGCAACTGGCGACGCGTGCTGATGCAGATGCCGGAAGAGCGAATCCTCGTTCCCGGCGCGGACGTGTTCTACAATGCGCTGGGTGGGGGGCAAGACCATCATGGCGAGAAAGGCCATGCGGGCGACCACCAGCACGCATCCAGGCGGCCATTCTTCTACGTATCGTCAAGCCCGTGGAATCTGTACTCCTATCTCGTCGCCTATATGAAGGTCCGCGGATTGCCGCTGGGTCCGATCATGCTGCGCGACTGGGGCCTCAATCGCGCGACCTTCGGGTCCTCCAGCCATGGCGCTCACAAGCGCGCGGCTATCGACGGGATCCTTGCCACCTATCCCGATATGAAATTCGCGCTGATCGGCGACGACAGCCAGGGCGACCTGACAGCATTCGCCGATGTGGCCGCCAGCAATCCCGGCAGGGTGAGGGCCGTCTTCATCCGCAAGGTCGGCGAAGCGATGAGCCCGGAAGAACTAGCCGCCAAGCAGGGGCTCAAGGCGGCAAACATCCCGCTGTGGCTCGGCGAAGGCTACGAGGAAGGGCGCAAATTCCTCGCCTCGATCGGGCTTCTCGAAGACGAGGAGGCGAAGAATATCGTCAAGTCGGTCGGCAAAGGCGAAACGGAGGCAGCGTGA
- a CDS encoding sterol desaturase family protein, with translation MLDAILFSALAMTAIIALRYFASSGAFALATRFRRPGYHDRLGPQIRREISWSLVSAAIYGIPAGIVAWGWQERGWTQIYTQWDAMPLWYLPIAPLAYLALHDTWFYWTHRWMHRPRPFRVMHAVHHASRPPTAWAAMSFHPWEALTGAVVIPALVFVIPIHIAMLGLVLAVMTIMGVTNHMGWEMFPRRLVHSRLGGWLITASHHQRHHEEYRCNYGLYFRFWDRLCKTDRGLSERV, from the coding sequence ATGTTGGACGCCATTCTCTTTTCGGCATTGGCCATGACGGCCATTATTGCCCTGCGGTACTTCGCGTCGAGCGGAGCCTTCGCGCTCGCCACGCGATTCAGGCGGCCGGGCTACCACGATCGTCTCGGCCCCCAGATCAGGCGCGAAATTTCCTGGTCGCTGGTTTCGGCGGCAATCTATGGCATCCCGGCGGGAATAGTTGCCTGGGGCTGGCAGGAGCGCGGGTGGACGCAGATTTATACGCAGTGGGATGCGATGCCTCTGTGGTACCTGCCCATCGCACCTCTGGCCTATCTCGCACTTCACGACACCTGGTTCTACTGGACGCACCGCTGGATGCATCGCCCTCGCCCGTTTCGCGTCATGCATGCGGTGCATCACGCCAGCCGCCCTCCCACCGCCTGGGCTGCGATGAGCTTCCATCCGTGGGAGGCGCTAACCGGCGCGGTGGTCATCCCCGCGCTGGTCTTCGTCATTCCGATCCATATCGCCATGCTGGGCCTGGTTCTGGCCGTGATGACGATCATGGGCGTGACCAATCACATGGGGTGGGAGATGTTTCCGCGCCGTCTCGTTCATTCGCGGTTGGGGGGCTGGTTGATAACCGCCAGTCACCATCAGCGTCATCATGAAGAGTATCGATGCAATTACGGCCTCTATTTCCGGTTCTGGGACCGGCTTTGCAAGACCGATCGCGGTCTGAGCGAGCGCGTATGA
- a CDS encoding diacylglycerol/lipid kinase family protein, whose protein sequence is MERTIHNQRTAREAGTQLPGSEPPFVAASPRIAMIHNPRSHRNKGRQAERVDGVDITVVQPRTQGELSDALTQLRDEGVEFLIINGGDGTIRDVLTMGQAVFGEDWPALAVLPRGKTNALNVDLGAPSDWSLAAAVEAFRSGRRLQRRALTIADEGAAELPMLGFIFGAGAFTLGIEAGQDAHKIGFFDSLAVGATTAWGVLQVLFGSNANRWRRGTAMQLAYQPSGEGMPHSRHGEPGRRHIVLASTLERMPMGIQLFGKGQAPIRLAVLDRPRRRIFLSLPAILSGWHPDWLASAGLHQISAEAFSIELDAPFILDGEHFPAGRYHIGQGPELTFVTA, encoded by the coding sequence ATGGAGCGCACCATTCACAACCAACGGACAGCGCGCGAGGCAGGGACGCAGTTGCCCGGCAGCGAGCCGCCGTTCGTGGCCGCGAGCCCGCGCATCGCGATGATCCACAACCCCCGTTCGCACCGCAACAAAGGCAGGCAAGCGGAACGGGTGGACGGCGTCGATATTACCGTCGTCCAGCCGCGCACCCAGGGCGAGTTGTCCGACGCTCTGACTCAGCTTCGCGACGAGGGTGTCGAGTTCCTCATCATCAACGGCGGCGACGGCACCATTCGAGATGTCCTCACCATGGGGCAGGCCGTTTTCGGGGAGGACTGGCCGGCCCTGGCCGTTCTGCCGCGCGGCAAGACGAATGCGCTCAATGTCGACCTTGGCGCCCCCTCGGACTGGAGCCTGGCGGCGGCAGTCGAAGCGTTCCGTTCGGGAAGGCGATTGCAACGACGCGCGCTGACTATTGCAGACGAGGGCGCTGCCGAGCTTCCGATGCTCGGCTTCATCTTCGGCGCGGGCGCATTCACGCTCGGCATCGAGGCGGGGCAGGATGCCCATAAGATCGGCTTCTTCGATTCGCTCGCAGTGGGGGCAACCACTGCCTGGGGCGTGCTGCAGGTCCTTTTCGGCAGCAATGCCAATCGCTGGCGGCGGGGCACTGCCATGCAGCTTGCCTACCAGCCGTCGGGAGAAGGAATGCCGCATTCGCGACACGGCGAGCCCGGCCGCAGGCATATCGTTCTCGCCTCCACGCTCGAGCGCATGCCGATGGGTATCCAATTGTTCGGCAAGGGACAGGCGCCGATTCGCCTCGCAGTGCTCGATCGGCCCAGGAGGCGGATTTTCCTTTCGCTTCCAGCAATCCTTTCGGGCTGGCACCCTGACTGGCTGGCGTCGGCTGGTTTGCACCAGATCAGCGCAGAAGCATTTTCCATCGAACTGGATGCTCCGTTCATTCTCGATGGCGAACATTTTCCTGCAGGCCGATACCATATCGGCCAGGGCCCAGAACTGACCTTCGTGACGGCGTGA
- a CDS encoding DUF2141 domain-containing protein, giving the protein MKTRLVLLPLCALALAAGAPPPAKDAGVSITVKVTDLRNAKGLLRACMTTVQSDFPDCKKTASIHATSVTAREGGVTFTFDGVKPGRYAIALLHDENSNGKADRVLGMMPKEGFGFSRDAPVRMGPPKFSDAAFDMGTSDRELTIRMRYML; this is encoded by the coding sequence ATGAAAACCCGGCTCGTCCTGCTGCCGCTTTGCGCTTTGGCGCTGGCTGCGGGTGCGCCTCCGCCAGCGAAGGACGCTGGCGTGAGCATCACCGTCAAGGTCACCGACCTGCGTAACGCCAAGGGTCTCCTGCGCGCCTGCATGACCACGGTGCAGAGCGACTTTCCCGATTGCAAGAAAACCGCCAGCATCCACGCCACCAGCGTCACCGCGCGAGAGGGTGGTGTGACCTTCACTTTCGATGGAGTGAAACCGGGACGTTACGCGATCGCCCTGCTCCACGACGAGAATTCGAACGGCAAGGCCGACCGCGTGCTGGGCATGATGCCCAAGGAAGGGTTCGGATTTTCGCGCGATGCACCGGTCCGTATGGGCCCGCCCAAGTTCAGCGATGCGGCCTTCGACATGGGAACGAGCGATCGCGAACTGACCATCAGGATGCGCTACATGCTCTGA